The following proteins are encoded in a genomic region of Sesamum indicum cultivar Zhongzhi No. 13 linkage group LG8, S_indicum_v1.0, whole genome shotgun sequence:
- the LOC105167633 gene encoding EID1-like F-box protein 2 isoform X2 has protein sequence MILTKQYRCIHSASCVCTKGHLTEEIIFLVFNHLNWNPKLIAALSCSCKWFDDLAKRVLWKEFCKTRAPKMMLDLQSSGSHSVDGNWRALGKLLIYCSGCKKDGLFNSTHIPGHFVYRTRFSRTSGKSFLLPQCRTDVLYVSDPCEHLDQGDEGDIGFFRGIFKSFATSKVRKMLIKRSAPLHPTEVCPYCKAKLWNMLAAKMIPSSASCRLGAYEDCIEYYVCLNGHVLGICTLLPLSDTDEASED, from the coding sequence ATGATTCTCACAAAGCAATACCGGTGTATTCACTCGGCAAGTTGTGTTTGTACAAAAGGGCACCTCACTGAAGAAATCATTTTCTTAGTTTTCAACCATTTGAATTGGAACCCTAAATTGATCGCGGCACTTTCTTGTTCTTGCAAATGGTTTGATGATCTTGCCAAACGAGTTCTTTGGAAAGAATTCTGCAAGACACGAGCTCCTAAGATGATGCTTGATTTGCAGTCTAGTGGAAGTCATAGTGTAGATGGGAACTGGAGGGCCCTTGGTAAGCTACTCATATATTGCTCTGGATGTAAAAAGGATGGGTTGTTCAACAGTACTCACATCCCAGGTCACTTTGTCTACCGAACACGGTTCTCAAGGACATCAGGGAAGAGCTTTCTATTACCACAATGCAGAACAGATGTCTTATATGTGTCTGATCCTTGTGAGCATCTAGACCAAGGGGATGAAGGCGATATTGGATTTTTTCGTGGAATATTTAAATCCTTTGCGACATCAAAGGTCAGGAAAATGCTTATAAAGAGAAGCGCTCCGCTGCATCCAACAGAGGTGTGCCCGTATTGCAAGGCAAAGCTGTGGAACATGCTGGCAGCAAAGATGATACCATCAAGTGCCAGCTGCCGGCTGGGTGCTTATGAAGATTGCATTGAGTATTACGTGTGCCTTAACGGCCATGTACTTGGGATTTGTACCCTCTTGCCCTTGTCTGATACAGATGAAGCATCCGAAGATTGA
- the LOC105167635 gene encoding chaperone protein ClpB3, chloroplastic isoform X2: MALASSFAAVQVNVPPADCAVGTALFSRPPVCVHFSNKTGGLKPLSLVKLRRRDVGFARRSDKFTRSSRSFRIRCEASAGGRITQTEFTEMAWQAIVASPEVAKDKQHQIVETEHLMKALLEQKNGLARRIFSKAGVDNTRLLEATDKYIQRQPKVMGDSAGSMLGRDLEGLIQRAREYKKEFGDSYISVEHLVLGFMQDNRFGKQLFKDFQLSPKMLKDAVQAIRGHQTVIDQDPEGKYEALEKYGKDLTAMARAGKLDPVIGRDDEIRRCIQILSRRTKNNPVLIGEPGVGKTAISEGLAQRIVQGDVPQALMNRRLISLDMGALIAGAKYRGEFEDRLKAVLKEVTDSDGQIILFIDEIHTVVGAGATNGAMDAGNLLKPMLGRGELRCIGATTLDEYRKYIEKDPALERRFQQVYVDQPTVEDTVSILRGLRERYELHHGVRISDSALVEAAILSDRYISGRFLPDKAIDLVDEAAAKLKMEITSKPTALDEINRAVLKLEMERLSLTNDTDKASKDRLNRLEAELSLLKQRQAELTEQWEHEKTVMTRIQSIKEEIDRVNVEIQQAEREYDLNRAAELKYGSLNSLQRQLETAEKELDEYMRSGKSMLREEVTGNDIAEIVSKWTGIPVSKLQQSEREKLLHLEQELHKRVVGQDPAVTAVAEAIQRSRAGLSDPHRPIASFMFMGPTGVGKTELAKALASYLFNTEEALVRIDMSEYMEKHAVSRLIGAPPGYVGYEEGGQLTETVRRRPYAVILFDEIEKAHSDVFNVFLQILDDGRVTDSQGRTVSFTNTVIIMTSNVGSQYILNTEDDEASKEMAYETIKRKVMEAARSIFRPEFMNRVDEYIVFQPLDRDQISSIVRLQLERVQKRIADRKMKIQVSDAAVQLLGSLGYDPNYGARPVKRVIQQYVENELAKGILRGDFKDEDSVLIDTEVTAFANGQLPQQKLVFRKMGSGSDISSETREPFPQTT; encoded by the exons ATGGCCTTGGCGTCGTCGTTCGCCGCGGTTCAGGTTAATGTGCCGCCGGCGGATTGCGCGGTTGGGACCGCGTTGTTCTCTCGCCCGCCGGTGTGTGTCCACTTCTCCAACAAAACAGGAGGTTTAAAACCCCTTAGTTTGGTGAAATTGAGGCGTAGGGATGTGGGTTTTGCAAGGAGATCGGATAAATTTACTAGGAGTTCGCGCTCATTCCGTATACGTTGCGAAGCCTCTGCCGGTGGAAGA ATTACGCAGACGGAATTTACTGAAATGGCATGGCAAGCGATCGTTGCTTCGCCGGAAGTGGCGAAGGACAAGCAGCATCAGATAGTGGAGACTGAGCATTTGATGAAGGCTCTTTTGGAGCAGAAGAATGGGCTTGCTCGACGAATATTTTCCAAGGCAGGCGTGGATAATACTCGACTTCTTGAAGCTACGGATAAGTACATTCAACGCCAGCCGAAG GTTATGGGTGACTCAGCTGGATCAATGTTAGGACGAGATCTGGAAGGGCTAATACAACGAGCCAGGGAGTACAAGAAAGAGTTTGGTGATTCATATATCTCAGTGGAGCATTTAGTTCTTGGTTTTATGCAAGATAACCGATTTGGGAAGCAATTATTTAAGGATTTTCAACTTTCCCCCAAAATGCTGAAAGATGCCGTTCAGGCAATAAGGGGACACCAAACAGTTATTGACCAAG ATCCTGAAGGAAAATATGAAGCACTAGAAAAGTATGGAAAGGATTTAACAGCCATGGCAAGAGCAGGAAAGCTAGACCCTGTTATAGGAAGAGACGATGAGATACGCAGATGCATACAGATTCTTTCAAGGAGAACCAAGAATAACCCTGTTCTAATTGGTGAGCCAGGTGTTGGGAAAACTGCAATTTCTGAAGG GCTTGCCCAGAGAATTGTGCAAGGAGATGTTCCTCAGGCTTTGATGAATCGCAGG TTGATATCTCTTGACATGGGGGCTCTTATTGCTGGTGCAAAATACCGTGGAGAATTTGAAGATAGACTGAAGGCTGTGCTTAAGGAAGTCACTGATTCGGATGGCCAGATAATCctttttattgatgaaattcaTACAGTAGTTGGTGCAG GTGCGACGAATGGTGCAATGGATGCTGGAAACCTCTTAAAGCCCATGCTTGGTCGTGGTGAGCTCCGGTGCATTGGTGCAACTACCTTAGATGAGTACCGTAAATACATTGAGAAAGATCCAGCACTAGAGCGCAGGTTCCAGCAAGTTTACGTCGACCAACCTACAGTAGAAGACACGGTCTCTATTCTTCGCGGACTGCGTGAAAGATATGAGCTGCACCATGGAGTCCGCATTTCAGACAGTGCCCTTGTTGAAGCTGCAATTCTATCAGATCGTTACATCAGTGGGCGTTTCCTTCCTGACAAAG CtattgatttggttgatgaaGCAGCTGCCAAACTGAAAATGGAGATAACTTCAAAGCCAACAGCTCTTGACGAAATTAACCGTGCAGTTCTGAAACTTGAGATGGAAAGGCTCTCTCTGACAAATGACACTGACAAAGCATCAAAAGATAGGTTGAATCGCCTTGAGGCTGAACTTTCTCTCTTGAAGCAGAGACAAGCTGAGCTGACTGAGCAGTGGGAACATGAAAAAACTGTCATGACACGCATACAATCTATTAAGGAAGAG ATTGACAGAGTAAATGTGGAGATCCAGCAGGCTGAGCGAGAATATGATCTCAATCGTGCGGCTGAGTTGAAGTATGGGAGCCTGAATTCTTTACAGCGTCAGCTCGAAACTGCAGAAAAGGAACTAGATGAGTATATGAGGTCCGGAAAGTCCATGCTTAGAGAGGAAGTTACCGGGAATGACATTGCCGAGATAGTTAGCAAATGGACTGGAATTCCTGTTTCCAAACTACAACaatcagagagagagaagctGTTGCATTTGGAGCAAGAACTACATAAGCGTGTTGTTGGCCAAGATCCTGCAGTAACAGCAGTGGCGGAGGCTATACAAAGATCAAGGGCTGGCCTTTCTGATCCTCACCGTCCAATTGCCAGTTTTATGTTCATGGGTCCTACAGGAGTTGGAAAGACGGAGCTAGCTAAGGCACTCgcttcttatttatttaacactGAAGAAGCTCTTGTTAGAATTGATATGAGTGAGTACATGGAGAAGCATGCAGTTTCACGATTGATAGGAGCACCTCCTGGCTATGTTGGATATGAAGAGGGAGGACAATTAACGGAGACTGTCCGTAGGAGGCCCTATGcagttattttatttgatgagaTAGAGAAGGCTCATTCAGACGTATTCAATGTTTTCCTTCAAATCCTGGATGATGGCAGAGTAACTGACTCACAGGGGCGCACCGTGAGCTTCACCAATACTGTAATTATTATGACGTCAAATGTTGGTTCGCAATACATACTAAACACAGAGGATGATGAGGCATCTAAGGAGATGGCTTATGAAACTATAAAGCGAAAGGTAATGGAGGCTGCAAGATCAATTTTCCGACCTGAGTTCATGAATCGTGTTGATGAGTACATAGTATTCCAACCCCTTGATCGTGATCAGATCAGCAGTATCGTTAGGTTACAG TTGGAACGGGTGCAAAAGAGGATAGCAGACCGAAAGATGAAGATTCAGGTAAGCGATGCTGCAGTTCAACTCCTAGGTAGTCTCGGCTATGATCCAAACTATGGAGCGAGGCCAGTGAAGCGGGTGATCCAACAATATGTCGAAAACGAGCTTGCCAAGGGAATTTTGAGAGGTGACTTCAAGGATGAGGACAGTGTTCTAATAGACACTGAAGTCACAGCTTTTGCCAATGGTCAGCTACCCCAGCAGAAACTTGTCTTCAGAAAGATGGGGTCAGGCTCGGATATATCGTCTGAAACCCGAGAACCATTTCCACAGACAACTTGA
- the LOC105167635 gene encoding chaperone protein ClpB3, chloroplastic isoform X1, whose translation MALASSFAAVQVNVPPADCAVGTALFSRPPVCVHFSNKTGGLKPLSLVKLRRRDVGFARRSDKFTRSSRSFRIRCEASAGGRLLQITQTEFTEMAWQAIVASPEVAKDKQHQIVETEHLMKALLEQKNGLARRIFSKAGVDNTRLLEATDKYIQRQPKVMGDSAGSMLGRDLEGLIQRAREYKKEFGDSYISVEHLVLGFMQDNRFGKQLFKDFQLSPKMLKDAVQAIRGHQTVIDQDPEGKYEALEKYGKDLTAMARAGKLDPVIGRDDEIRRCIQILSRRTKNNPVLIGEPGVGKTAISEGLAQRIVQGDVPQALMNRRLISLDMGALIAGAKYRGEFEDRLKAVLKEVTDSDGQIILFIDEIHTVVGAGATNGAMDAGNLLKPMLGRGELRCIGATTLDEYRKYIEKDPALERRFQQVYVDQPTVEDTVSILRGLRERYELHHGVRISDSALVEAAILSDRYISGRFLPDKAIDLVDEAAAKLKMEITSKPTALDEINRAVLKLEMERLSLTNDTDKASKDRLNRLEAELSLLKQRQAELTEQWEHEKTVMTRIQSIKEEIDRVNVEIQQAEREYDLNRAAELKYGSLNSLQRQLETAEKELDEYMRSGKSMLREEVTGNDIAEIVSKWTGIPVSKLQQSEREKLLHLEQELHKRVVGQDPAVTAVAEAIQRSRAGLSDPHRPIASFMFMGPTGVGKTELAKALASYLFNTEEALVRIDMSEYMEKHAVSRLIGAPPGYVGYEEGGQLTETVRRRPYAVILFDEIEKAHSDVFNVFLQILDDGRVTDSQGRTVSFTNTVIIMTSNVGSQYILNTEDDEASKEMAYETIKRKVMEAARSIFRPEFMNRVDEYIVFQPLDRDQISSIVRLQLERVQKRIADRKMKIQVSDAAVQLLGSLGYDPNYGARPVKRVIQQYVENELAKGILRGDFKDEDSVLIDTEVTAFANGQLPQQKLVFRKMGSGSDISSETREPFPQTT comes from the exons ATGGCCTTGGCGTCGTCGTTCGCCGCGGTTCAGGTTAATGTGCCGCCGGCGGATTGCGCGGTTGGGACCGCGTTGTTCTCTCGCCCGCCGGTGTGTGTCCACTTCTCCAACAAAACAGGAGGTTTAAAACCCCTTAGTTTGGTGAAATTGAGGCGTAGGGATGTGGGTTTTGCAAGGAGATCGGATAAATTTACTAGGAGTTCGCGCTCATTCCGTATACGTTGCGAAGCCTCTGCCGGTGGAAGA TTACTGCAGATTACGCAGACGGAATTTACTGAAATGGCATGGCAAGCGATCGTTGCTTCGCCGGAAGTGGCGAAGGACAAGCAGCATCAGATAGTGGAGACTGAGCATTTGATGAAGGCTCTTTTGGAGCAGAAGAATGGGCTTGCTCGACGAATATTTTCCAAGGCAGGCGTGGATAATACTCGACTTCTTGAAGCTACGGATAAGTACATTCAACGCCAGCCGAAG GTTATGGGTGACTCAGCTGGATCAATGTTAGGACGAGATCTGGAAGGGCTAATACAACGAGCCAGGGAGTACAAGAAAGAGTTTGGTGATTCATATATCTCAGTGGAGCATTTAGTTCTTGGTTTTATGCAAGATAACCGATTTGGGAAGCAATTATTTAAGGATTTTCAACTTTCCCCCAAAATGCTGAAAGATGCCGTTCAGGCAATAAGGGGACACCAAACAGTTATTGACCAAG ATCCTGAAGGAAAATATGAAGCACTAGAAAAGTATGGAAAGGATTTAACAGCCATGGCAAGAGCAGGAAAGCTAGACCCTGTTATAGGAAGAGACGATGAGATACGCAGATGCATACAGATTCTTTCAAGGAGAACCAAGAATAACCCTGTTCTAATTGGTGAGCCAGGTGTTGGGAAAACTGCAATTTCTGAAGG GCTTGCCCAGAGAATTGTGCAAGGAGATGTTCCTCAGGCTTTGATGAATCGCAGG TTGATATCTCTTGACATGGGGGCTCTTATTGCTGGTGCAAAATACCGTGGAGAATTTGAAGATAGACTGAAGGCTGTGCTTAAGGAAGTCACTGATTCGGATGGCCAGATAATCctttttattgatgaaattcaTACAGTAGTTGGTGCAG GTGCGACGAATGGTGCAATGGATGCTGGAAACCTCTTAAAGCCCATGCTTGGTCGTGGTGAGCTCCGGTGCATTGGTGCAACTACCTTAGATGAGTACCGTAAATACATTGAGAAAGATCCAGCACTAGAGCGCAGGTTCCAGCAAGTTTACGTCGACCAACCTACAGTAGAAGACACGGTCTCTATTCTTCGCGGACTGCGTGAAAGATATGAGCTGCACCATGGAGTCCGCATTTCAGACAGTGCCCTTGTTGAAGCTGCAATTCTATCAGATCGTTACATCAGTGGGCGTTTCCTTCCTGACAAAG CtattgatttggttgatgaaGCAGCTGCCAAACTGAAAATGGAGATAACTTCAAAGCCAACAGCTCTTGACGAAATTAACCGTGCAGTTCTGAAACTTGAGATGGAAAGGCTCTCTCTGACAAATGACACTGACAAAGCATCAAAAGATAGGTTGAATCGCCTTGAGGCTGAACTTTCTCTCTTGAAGCAGAGACAAGCTGAGCTGACTGAGCAGTGGGAACATGAAAAAACTGTCATGACACGCATACAATCTATTAAGGAAGAG ATTGACAGAGTAAATGTGGAGATCCAGCAGGCTGAGCGAGAATATGATCTCAATCGTGCGGCTGAGTTGAAGTATGGGAGCCTGAATTCTTTACAGCGTCAGCTCGAAACTGCAGAAAAGGAACTAGATGAGTATATGAGGTCCGGAAAGTCCATGCTTAGAGAGGAAGTTACCGGGAATGACATTGCCGAGATAGTTAGCAAATGGACTGGAATTCCTGTTTCCAAACTACAACaatcagagagagagaagctGTTGCATTTGGAGCAAGAACTACATAAGCGTGTTGTTGGCCAAGATCCTGCAGTAACAGCAGTGGCGGAGGCTATACAAAGATCAAGGGCTGGCCTTTCTGATCCTCACCGTCCAATTGCCAGTTTTATGTTCATGGGTCCTACAGGAGTTGGAAAGACGGAGCTAGCTAAGGCACTCgcttcttatttatttaacactGAAGAAGCTCTTGTTAGAATTGATATGAGTGAGTACATGGAGAAGCATGCAGTTTCACGATTGATAGGAGCACCTCCTGGCTATGTTGGATATGAAGAGGGAGGACAATTAACGGAGACTGTCCGTAGGAGGCCCTATGcagttattttatttgatgagaTAGAGAAGGCTCATTCAGACGTATTCAATGTTTTCCTTCAAATCCTGGATGATGGCAGAGTAACTGACTCACAGGGGCGCACCGTGAGCTTCACCAATACTGTAATTATTATGACGTCAAATGTTGGTTCGCAATACATACTAAACACAGAGGATGATGAGGCATCTAAGGAGATGGCTTATGAAACTATAAAGCGAAAGGTAATGGAGGCTGCAAGATCAATTTTCCGACCTGAGTTCATGAATCGTGTTGATGAGTACATAGTATTCCAACCCCTTGATCGTGATCAGATCAGCAGTATCGTTAGGTTACAG TTGGAACGGGTGCAAAAGAGGATAGCAGACCGAAAGATGAAGATTCAGGTAAGCGATGCTGCAGTTCAACTCCTAGGTAGTCTCGGCTATGATCCAAACTATGGAGCGAGGCCAGTGAAGCGGGTGATCCAACAATATGTCGAAAACGAGCTTGCCAAGGGAATTTTGAGAGGTGACTTCAAGGATGAGGACAGTGTTCTAATAGACACTGAAGTCACAGCTTTTGCCAATGGTCAGCTACCCCAGCAGAAACTTGTCTTCAGAAAGATGGGGTCAGGCTCGGATATATCGTCTGAAACCCGAGAACCATTTCCACAGACAACTTGA
- the LOC105167636 gene encoding LOW QUALITY PROTEIN: probable galacturonosyltransferase 14 (The sequence of the model RefSeq protein was modified relative to this genomic sequence to represent the inferred CDS: inserted 2 bases in 1 codon) encodes MQLHFSPSMRSITISSSSNGGNGNGGVGDLMKIKVAARHXLILAFLLPFVFILTALVTLEGVNKCSTFDCLGRRLGPKLLGRTDDSGRLVKDFVKVLNQVNSEKVPDNLKLPDSFSQLVSEMKNNKYSAKEFAILLKGMMERSEKEIRESKFAELMNKHFAASAIPKSIHCLSLRLTDEYSSNAHARRQLPSPELLPLLSDNSYHHFVLSTDNILAASVVVTSAVQSSLNPEKIIFHVITDKKTYAGMHSWFALNPMYPAIVEVKGIHQFDWLTRENVPVLEAVENHNGIRNYYHGNHIAGANLSDTTPRTFASKLQARSPKYISLLNHLRIYLPELFPNLDKVVFLDDDVVIQRDLTPLWEIDLNGKVNGAVETCKGEDEWVMSKRFKNYFNFSHPLISKNLNPDECAWAYGMNIFDLRAWRKTNIRDTYHSWLKENLKSNLTLWKLGTLPPALIAFKGHVHPIDPSWHMLGLGYQNKTKVENVKNAAVIHFNGQSKPWLEIGFEHLRPFWTKYVNYSNDFIRNCHVLE; translated from the exons ATGCAGCTGCACTTCTCACCTAGCATGAGAAGTATAACAATATCTTCGAGCAGCAATGGAGGAAATGGCAATGGGGGAGTCGGAGATTTGATGAAGATCAAGGTTGCAGCTCGCCA TCTGATACTTGCGTTTTTGTTACCTTTTGTGTTCATTCTCACCGCCCTCGTCACACTTGAAGGTGTCAACAAGTGTTCCACGTTCG ATTGTTTAGGACGACGGTTGGGGCCAAAGCTTCTTGGTAGAACGGATGATTCTGGG AGGCTGGTCAAGGACTTTGTTAAAGTCCTGAATCAAGTGAACTCTGAGAAGGTCCCTGATAACTTAAAGCTCCCAGACTCTTTTAGTCAACTTGTTTCTGAAATGAAGAACAACAAGTACAGTGCAAAGGAGTTTGCAATACTTTTGAAAGGAATG ATGGAGAGATCTGAAAAGGAGATCCGGGAGTCCAAGTTCGCAGAGCTAATGAATAAACACTTTGCAGCAAGTGCAATTCCTAAGTCTATTCATTGTCTCTCATTGAGGTTGACCGATGAATATTCTTCCAATGCTCATGCACGCAGGCAGTTACCTTCCCCGGAGTTGCTTCCTTTGCTTTCGGACAACTCCTACCATCATTTTGTGTTGTCAACAGACAACATTCTTGCTGCTTCAGTTGTTGTGACATCTGCTGTCCAGTCATCTCTAAACCCTGAAAAGATTATTTTCCATGTGATAACCGACAAGAAAACTTATGCAGGCATGCACTCATGGTTTGCCCTAAATCCTATGTATCCTGCTATAGTTGAAGTTAAAGGTATTCATCAATTTGATTGGTTAACAAGAGAGAATGTCCCAGTTCTTGAAGCCGTTGAGAACCACAATGGGATACGGAATTACTACCATGGAAATCACATTGCAGGGGCCAATCTTAGTGATACAACCCCGCGGACGTTTGCTTCAAAATTACAGGCTAGAAGTCCAAAGTATATCTCATTGCTCAACCATCTTCGCATATACCTTCCAGAG CTCTTTCCAAACCTTGATAAGGTGGTTTTCTTAGATGATGATGTTGTAATTCAACGTGATCTGACTCCTCTTTGGGAAATTGACCTCAATGGAAAAGTTAATGGAGCTGTTGAAACTTGTAAAGGCGAAGATGAGTGGGTTATGTCTAAGCGGTTCAAGAATTATTTCAACTTCTCCCATCCACTTATATCAAAGAATCTGAATCCAGATGAATGTGCATGGGCGTATGGGATGAATATCTTTGACCTGCGTGCATGGCGAAAGACAAATATCAGAGATACTTATCACTCCTGGCTAAAGGAG AATCTAAAATCAAACCTGACATTATGGAAACTTGGAACTCTTCCTCCTGCTTTGATTGCATTCAAGGGTCACGTTCACCCAATCGATCCGTCTTGGCACATGCTTGGGTTGGGCTATCAGAATAAGACCAAAgttgaaaatgtgaaaaatgcGGCGGTGATTCACTTCAACGGCCAGTCAAAACCATGGTTGGAGATTGGCTTTGAGCATCTCCGCCCATTTTGGACCAAGTACGTTAACTACTCTAATGATTTTATTAGGAATTGCCACGTCTTGGAGTAG
- the LOC105167637 gene encoding uncharacterized protein LOC105167637, whose translation MNLLLKLDTIQGGDPMIRDGKSSITRELNRFLDSIQGFCLETRVLSSGVNMRYRGNDLKSRVSSSERKLGNVKCGDLKRVNVEKLRGLVERIDKLAEELDEEQGEVLQVPNNDSLIRKHAVPGHRSGGLVKEHSRFQPKVKKNVSFVENGKVYRVMRRNHEPFLEEYCDDTIDRDNLVDAEKELEDDLCREIEYIGVSSKVAEDDDDDLEVRSENEGSLPSSDDEKNPRNCPKSKGNSERKRHDQDGTDDFIFHASLPVKMEIRGDSVDKRKKIAE comes from the exons ATGAACTTGCTTCTCAAACTCGACACCATTCAG GGTGGTGATCCAATGATTAGGGATGGAAAAAGCTCAATAACCAGAGAATTGAATAGATTTTTGGATTCTATTCAGGGGTTTTGTTTGGAAACGAGGGTGCTTTCAAGTGGAGTAAATATGAGGTACAGAGGGAATGATTTGAAATCTAGGGTTTCCAGTTCTGAAAGAAAACTGGGCAATGTGAAATGTGGGGATTTGAAGAGAGTTAATGTGGAGAAACTGAGAGGTCTAGTTGAaagaattgataaattagCTGAGGAGCTTGATGAGGAGCAAGGTGAAGTACTCCAAGTCCCTAACAATGACTCTTTGATAAGAAAACATGCTGTTCCAGGACATAGAAGTGGGGGTTTGGTGAAGGAGCATAGTCGGTTTCAGCCCAAAGTGAAGAAAAATGTGAGCTTTGTAGAAAATGGGAAGGTTTACAGGGTAATGAGGAGGAATCATGAGCCGTTTTTGGAGGAGTACTGCGATGACACAATTGATAGGGACAATTTGGTTGATGCTGAGAAAGAGCTTGAGGATGATCTTTGTCgagaaattgaatatattgggGTATCTTCAAAGGTGGCTGAGGATGACGATGATGATCTGGAAGTACGCTCGGAAAATGAAGGTTCTTTGCCCAGCAGTGATGATGagaaaaatccaagaaattgCCCAAAGAGCAAAGGTAACTCTGAAAGGAAGCGGCATGACCAGGATGGCACTGATGACTTCATTTTCCATGCTTCATTGCCTGTGAAGATGGAAATAAGAGGTGACTCAGTCgacaaaaggaagaaaattgCTGAATAA
- the LOC105167638 gene encoding UDP-glucose 6-dehydrogenase 4 yields the protein MVKICCIGAGYVGGPTMAVIALKCPKIEVAVVDISVPRINAWNSDQLPIYEPGLDDVVKQCRGKNLFFSTDVEKHVSEADIVFVSVNTPTKTRGLGAGKAADLTYWESAARMIADVSKSDKIVVEKSTVPVKTAEAIEKILTHNSKGINYQILSNPEFLAEGTAIQDLFNPDRVLIGGRETPEGLKAVQKLKDVYAHWVPEDRILTTNLWSAELSKLAANAFLAQRISSVNAMSALCEATGADVSQVSYAVGKDSRIGPKFLNASVGFGGSCFQKDILNLVYICECNGLPEVAEYWKQVIKINDYQKNRFVNRIVSSMFNTVANKKIAILGFAFKKDTGDTRETPAIDVCQGLLGDKAQLSIYDPQVTDDQIQRDLSMNKFDWDHPLHLQPMSPTTVKKVQTVWNAYDATKDAHAVCILTEWDEFKQLDYQKIYDNMQKPAFVFDGRNVVNVNKLREIGFIVYSIGKPLDAWLKDMPAVA from the coding sequence ATGGTGAAGATTTGCTGTATTGGAGCAGGATATGTGGGAGGCCCTACCATGGCCGTGATAGCACTCAAGTGTCCTAAGATTGAAGTGGCTGTTGTTGATATCTCTGTTCCTCGTATCAATGCCTGGAACAGCGATCAACTTCCCATCTATGAGCCAGGGCTTGATGATGTGGTGAAGCAGTGCCGTGGCAAGAATCTATTCTTCAGCACAGATGTGGAGAAACATGTCTCTGAGGCTGACATAGTCTTTGTCTCAGTCAATACTCCCACCAAGACTCGGGGTCTTGGAGCTGGGAAAGCTGCAGATTTGACATACTGGGAGAGTGCTGCCCGCATGATCGCTGATGTCTCAAAATCTGATAAGATTGTGGTTGAGAAGTCAACTGTTCCTGTCAAAACAGCTGAGGCcattgaaaaaattttgacTCACAACAGCAAGGGAATTAATTATCAGATTCTTTCTAACCCAGAATTCCTTGCTGAGGGGACTGCAATTCAAGATCTTTTCAACCCAGACAGGGTTCTTATTGGAGGCAGGGAAACTCCAGAAGGCCTTAAGGCCGTTCAAAAGCTGAAGGACGTTTATGCTCACTGGGTTCCTGAAGATCGCATCCTTACCACCAATTTATGGTCTGCAGAGCTCTCAAAGCTTGCTGCTAATGCATTCTTGGCTCAAAGAATCTCATCTGTCAATGCCATGTCTGCTCTCTGTGAGGCCACTGGAGCAGATGTCTCCCAAGTCTCTTACGCTGTGGGTAAGGACTCAAGAATTGGTCCCAAGTTCCTTAATGCCAGTGTTGGTTTTGGTGGATCCTGCTTCCAGAAGGACATTCTGAACTTAGTTTACATTTGCGAGTGCAACGGCCTTCCTGAGGTTGCGGAATACTGGAAACAGGTCATTAAGATTAATGACTATCAGAAGAACCGTTTTGTCAACCGAATTGTCTCATCCATGTTTAACACAGTTGCCAACAAGAAAATTGCTATCCTGGGTTTTGCCTTCAAGAAGGATACTGGTGATACTAGGGAGACTCCTGCTATTGATGTTTGCCAAGGACTCTTGGGTGACAAGGCCCAGTTGAGCATCTACGATCCTCAGGTCACCGACGACCAGATCCAGAGGGACCTTTCAATGAACAAATTCGACTGGGATCATCCTCTTCATCTGCAGCCAATGAGCCCCACGACAGTGAAGAAAGTGCAGACTGTGTGGAACGCCTATGACGCGACAAAGGATGCCCATGCTGTTTGCATTCTCACCGAGTGGGATGAGTTTAAGCAGCTCGATTACCAGAAGATATATGACAACATGCAGAAACCAGCCTTTGTTTTCGATGGTAGGAACGTCGTCAATGTGAATAAGCTAAGGGAAATTGGTTTCATTGTTTACTCAATTGGCAAGCCACTCGATGCCTGGCTCAAGGACATGCCGGCCGTTGCATAA